In Dama dama isolate Ldn47 chromosome 10, ASM3311817v1, whole genome shotgun sequence, the sequence cgcagccccgccccctcGCCGACCCCCGCCCGCGGCGCCGAGGGGCTAGGTGCGCGCcccggcggggaggggagggcccgCCTCCGCGGCTCCAGCCGCCCCCGCAGTTGGGGGCGGGGAAGACGCCGgcgccgccgccccgcccccgcccggcctCCCCGCGAGCGCCCCCTGGCGCCCCGCGCCCCGAGCGGGAGGGTGGGGGCCCGATGGGGGGCGCGGGCGGGCCCTGCTACGCCTtcccggcgggggcggggcgcctTCCGCGACGGGGGAGGGGCGGCGCGCGCGCCCCGGGGCGGGAGAGGCCCCCCCGcgcccccggcccggccccgcccccgccgccgcgccccgcccccgccccgcccgccgctCACTCCGAAGTTTCCTGCGCGGAGCGCGGACGGGATCCGCGATCGCTCGCCGCCTCGCCGCCCCGCCGCCCGGTCCGCGCCCCCCGCGCCCGGCGCCCCGCGCCCGGCCGCCTCGCGGAGCCCTCTGcgcccggccgccgccgccgtcgctgccgggccagccggagcGGGAGCCGGAGCGGGAGCCGGTGGGCCGGGGGCGCGGGCTGGGGGCGCGGGCCGGGGGCGGCGGGGCTCCAGCAGGGGCCGATCGCCGCGCCAGGTCCGCTGTGACCGCACCGCCCGGGCGATGCCCGCGGGGACGCCGCCGGCAGCCGGAGCGAGGTGAGACGCGGTGAGGACGCGCGCCCCGCTGCGCGCCGGGACCCTCTTCAACTTGAGGCGACCGGCAGGGGAGCCCCTCGGGCGCCGGCCCCCGCCCCggcggtgggggaggggccgCCCAGCCGTCGCcggcgggagggggcggggggcgcatTTGTCTCTAATGAGAAAAGACAAAGACATCCCGGCGGCCGTGGCTGTTTCCGCGGATCCCGCTCCGCCCGAGGGGGGCGAGGGTGTCGTTCCCGGGACCTGGTCACCGCCTGTCCCCCGCAGGTGCTGCCAGCCGCTACAATGACCGAGGGCGTGCAGGCGGTCGACGAGGTCCGCGTGCCCCTGGGCGCGCCAGCCCCgggcccggcggcggcggcggcggcggcggcggcggcgtccCCGGCGAGCCCTGGGGCCCCGGGGCCAGAGGCGGAGCGGGGGTCGGGGCCCAGTGCGTCGCCCCCCGAGAGTCCGGCGGCCGAGCGCGGCGCGGAGCTGGGCGCCGACGAGGAGCAGCCCGTCCCGTACCCGGCGCTGGCGGCCACCGTCTTCTTCTGTCTCGGGCAGACCACGCGGCCGCGCAGCTGGTGTCTCCGGCTGGTCTGTAACCCATATCCTTCCAGGGTCTCCGGGGGTGCGGGGATCCTGGGCATGGGGGTCCGGGGCGCGGGACGCCCTCCCGCGTGTGCCTCCCACGCCCGAGCTCTTTGGCCCCGGCGCCGTCTGGGTGCGCGGGGGACGCAGTACAGGGGCGCGAGGGGAGCGCTCTTCCGAGAGAGGCGGCCGCAGGCTGCGCTTTGTGGGGCAGCGGCCGCGGCTTTCTTGATCCGAACGGGGTGTCCCCGCTCCAGAGCCAGCTCCAGACGAGAGAGGGTGGAGGAGAAGCGGCGAGGCCACCGCGGGCTTGGTGGAGAGGGGTCGGCTAGGAGGGGAAGTGGGTACTGCCTGCGCCCCTCTAGGTGCCTGTCAGGACGGGAATTCCTCCCTCCGGGTTTACAGGACCTCTGGCCTGAGGCAGGATCTTCACTGCAGTGGGGGGTGCGGGGGGCCGGCGGGACCTCAACAAGGAATCAAAGTTTTCTCCCTGTCCCTTGCGCTTGAGAGAGTCTGGGAGACCCTGGGGGCCGGGCAGCCGTGCGTGCTCGCTGGTCCTTTTCCGTGGGGAGAGGCGGTGACGTCGGTTGTGAACTCGCCTTTCCAGGCTGAACTCGGTGTTGGGGCCGATTTAAGTCATgcgcagctgggggtggggggcagggaggcagcTGGCACGCGCCCCGCACCCTGGTGTCCCTTCTCTCGGTCCTTCCCTGACCCCAGAGGAAGGGGCCTCTCTTTTTGCTCTTGGTGAGAGTGACACAGACTTTCAGAGAAGGTTCTAGAGCAGAGCTGGGTCAGACAGGGGGCATTTCTGGGACACAGGTAGCAGAGCAGGGGACCCCCAGCAGGTGGTCTTTGGGGACTGGCAGCGGGCCCTGGCTCGCTGTGTCCCGGCCGGTTCTCCCGCGGATCCCTGGCTGCCAGGTGGCTGGGCTGTGGGCACCAGGCGTTCCCTCCCCTTGCCTTTGGAGGGACTGGGTGAGAAGAGGAGGCTGGTTGGGGGGAGACCTTGCACGTGAACTTTCCCTGTCCACGTGAAGGAGACAGGCCGCATGAGCGATGCGTgtatatatttttcctaccttgtGTGTCTAACTGTACAAACATCACATAGGAAAGAGGAATGTGTAGCAGGAAAGTAACAAaccctgtctttttttctttcctgaaatccAAACGTGGGCTGAGTCAGAGTAGCCAACCCCCACCCACTGCCCCCAATGCTGATTGTGCAAGGGGTCGTCCGTCGTGACCTGGGTGGAGGGCCATGGCTGCGTGTGGCCCGAGCATGGCAGCAGGCTCCCCTGCCTGCCTTTGTCCCACAGCTCCTGGGTGGGCCTGGGCCCCCCGTTAGCCCCCAGCAGCTGCCAGGCTGAGCTTGCAGGGGGGCTGTAGGCTGGTCTTCCCTCCGAAACCCTGGGCATCCCCAGGCCACCTGGTTTGGGTGGGAAGGTGGGCCGGCTGGGTGGGGTGCTCGGGGATACGGTGGGCGCCCTGAGGCCCTGGGACGGgaggtgcccccccccccccccgtccttCATCTGCAGGAGcacgtgggggccaggcagggaagggTGGGAGCAGGGCCTGCACTTTCTCTCCCCTGACAGCCCCCGCGTCTGGCCGCCCTGTCCCTGTCCCGCCTGACCCTGTGTTCTGGATGTTCCAGGCGGGCTGCGTCCTTCGGGACGTCTGACAAGGTTGTTTGTGTTCCTCAGTGCAGGGGAGGGGGGTGCCCCACGTGGGTGGAGGGGCacccagggggtggggggtggggctggcaggGCCACCTGCCCGTGTGTCTGTCCCTGGCAGGGCTCCTGGAGACTCCAGGAGCAGGAGGGTGTCGAGAGGAGAGGAGGAGCCCCCCGCCGGGTCAGGGGCGGGGAATCGGGGAGCACCCTTCCTACTGGCAGGGTGTGGGGGAGCTCGGGTCCTGGTATCGTCTTTCCCGGCTTGGCCATGGAAAGACTGCCTGTGTCAAGTGGCTTGTCAGCCCCCCAGTGAGTAGGGACGGCTGTGACCTCCAGcaggtgccaggccctggggcaggggtgCCTCGGCTGCAGGGAGAACCTAAGATAAGACAGTGTGCCCTGACCGGGGGCGCCCGGTCCCCTCGGGGAAGCCCGTGGGCCTCAGCAAGCCTTTTCCGAGTGTTTCAGGTTCCTTGTGAGAGGCTGGGGTTCGGTGGGTGGCCTGCGGTCTGCCAGAGCCCACATGGTGTCCGTCCTGCGGCCAGAGGACACCCCTCGGCCTCGGTCCCTGCCCTGTAGGTGGGTGTCGTGCCGGCAGCGCCCAGCGTCCTTCCCTGGACCCTCTCCTGCTGCAGAGGGTAAActtggagagggagatggggtgACCGGGTCTGCTCTGGGAACCCACATGCCGTGAAGCCACTCCACACTCCCCAGAGGCGGGCAGAACCCCAGCCGGTCCGCGGAGCCCAGCCCCGCGCGGGGACGAGACTGGCAGTGGGAATACAGGCAGGGGCCTTCCTCAAGCCCGGACTTTGGGGAACCCCCGCCTGACGTGGACGGCCCCCCACACAGACGAGCACGCGTGTCCTGTCTTTGCCATGAAGGATGTCGGGTCCACAGCAGAGGAGCTCCCAAGGGCGGCCGGCGTCCTTATTGATTTACTttgctttttgaaaatataatggtGCTGGAACTTTTGGGTCGAGTGCTGTGTCTCCTACACAGGTTTATTTATAGCGGAAGGTGGGTGGGATCTGTGTTGCAGCCCGCGCCGCGGGGCTGTGTTCCGCCCGGGCTCCCCCGGGGTTCCTGACTCGCGCTGCCTGTGATGAGACTGCCACATCCCAGCACCCAAGCTGGGCGGGGCCTCCCAGGGGTGCTCGCCGGCAGGGAAGGGGGCCCTGCCGCCACCTCTCCGGGAGCCGTGGAGGCCAGCTGTGGCCCCGTCTGGGCGCCGAGGCGCTGGGGGTTGGCCGCGGGGGCACCTGGGGGCTTGGGGGTGGTGGTCGTGCCCAGGAGGTGTGTCCCAGGGGCCCGGCAGCAGACACCCAGGCGCAGGGCTCAGAGGAGACAGAGGACGTGGCAAGGTCACAGGGCCGCCCGAGGACGGCGCTGGGTGAGCCCGGCCTGGCTCCCGTGTCCGCGGGTTTGGCAGGGCCCTGCCCAGCAAGGAGGTGAGGCCCAGCGTCCAGGTCCTTGAAGGTGTCTTGTGGACACCGCGGTCGCAGGCTGTCCTGCCGCTCCCCTGTGCTCGCTGCCAGCGCCTTGGCTCCCAGCGGGCGCCCCAGTGAGGACATGTGGAGCCTGGGGGTGCAAGGGGACAGGCCCCCAtctgcccccaccgccccccctgGCCCCACAGACTGGCCGTGAGTGGACGGTCCGTGTCCTCCCCTTCCTAAGCCTGCGACCGCTGAGCACTTTATGAAGCCCAGGCCGAGGGGGCATTCCATCTTAcgagcacccccaccccagcgcCTGGTCCTGGGCCCTCGTCCCGATGCTGCCCTGGACCTGGAGCTCCCAGACTGGGGGCCTGCTGCCCCTCGGCCGGCGGGACCCGGGCTGACAGGGCCACCCCCACTTCCTCTGACTTGGAAGGAGCTGCTGGGTGTGTGTCCGTGTCTCTGGCCtgcccagccccccgcccccggctctGAGGGCACGtgtcctggggtggggaggggagtggaaaTAAAGACCCCGGCAGCAGAGATAGGGCTTCATGGTACGGGGGAAGCCCTGGTCAAGGACATTACCCTGAGAGCCAGTGGAGGGGGGCACAGTGGAGAGGTGATCTCAGAGAACCTGCAGGAGGTTGGGAGGGGGAGCCCTGTCCCTGGGGTGCCTGCTCCTGGGGTCTTTGGACACAGGCCTGAGCTCccgtgggaccctgagtttagaGCCGAGCTGTGACACGTTCGTCTCTTGGCTGGTGTGttgaggagggcttcctggaggaggtgaggctGGGCTGGACTCTTTGGGTGAGTGCAAGGTCCAGGAAGGCATGGGGTGTAGAAGGGGAAATTGGGGTGAGTTGAGGTATGTCTGCCTGGGAGGGCCCTGGCTGTGTCTGAGTCACTCACTGCCATGAGACTGCCCGGGAAGGGTCCTGGCTCACCCCCAGCCCGCAGGGGCCTAGACTTCTAGACTCGCCCCGTTCCCTGCCCGGGCTCCTGCGGGGCCCTGATGCAGGCAGACAGTTCGTGTCCCTTCAGCTCCTGGCGGCCTGATTAGTCGGCAGACGCCAGGAGCACTGATGAAGTGCCTGTGTGGGGCACGCTGACACACGGTGACGTGAgcactgcccccgcccccacacctGCTTCCCTGCTGGGCCCAGGGGTGCTGTGTGCTGGGGGCTGGGCGGCCTCACTGTGCAGACCCTCCTGGGCCCTGTCCTGGGCTCCGGGTCCTCCCAGCAGGCCACTTCCACTGCGTGTCGGCCTCTAGCCTGACTGCTGCGGGTCCTGGGGCCGGGTGGGTCGGGTGGAggctgctgggggctgggagTCAGGGAGCCCCCTGCTCACGGGGACcttggggggaggagaggggagggtggaCGGGGAGCAGGGCTGGCCCAGGCAGCAGAGTGACACGTGCAAAGGCCCCGAGGTGGACGGCACATGGCCCTCGGCAGGAGGGGTGGCGGATGTGCTGAGGTGGGGCGAGGGGGCAGGGCGACCAGAGAGGCCTGTGAGTGTGGCAGACGGGTGACCAGCTGGCCTGGGGCCTCGGGCCGGGCCTGCCGCCTGCCGGGCTGGGTCTCGTTCTCCGGGAGGGGCCGTGTTGGGACCACTCTGGGGAGAAGTGGAGGACAGGGTAGGTGGAGGGTGGCGCAGGGTCCGAGGGGAGGCCGTGGGCGCCCCGTGGTGACCACCCAAATTCTATTCTGCTGCGAGAGGCTGTGGGTGCCCTCCCTGGCACGGTGCAGTGCTCAGAGGTGGTCTGGGTACCCCCCTCGCCCTCCCGGAGCTGGCGAGACGCCCGGCTCCAGGGTCAGGATGGGAAGGAATGCGGGGGATGGGCCGGCCTGTCAAACATCATCGGGCTGAGTCCGTGCAGCCTGTGTGCGGCTCGGAGTCCAGACCTTGGCCCTGCCGTCAAGGTCGGGCGGGAACGCATTACCTCCTTTCACGGGCGTGTGCCTGCCCGCCTGGGCAGGGGTGGCCGCCCTGCCAGTCGGCCGAGTGGGCCagtttccctttctctcctcctcgCAAGGGGTACAGAGGACCAGTTGCTTCCTCCTCCCCCCAGCGGTTCGCTTTGACAGAAGCGGGAACACCTCTGAGTCACGTGGGCCTCGGCTGAGTTTCCAGGCGGGCGCCCATCCTGGCAGCCACAGTGGTGATTTAGGGCCCGGCTCCCTGGCGGGTCTGGGAGGCGAGCGGCCCAGCCCTGGCGAGCTGGCAGCGAGTTCGGGCAGCGTCCCCAGAGCCTGCGTGCCACGCCCGCCTCAGATGACAGATGGGGCCGCGTGCCTCTGCTGTCTTCACGGAGTGAGTAGCGGCTTGTCGTTTTGTCAGGAGGGGCCCCGCCaaacacacacgcgcacacgcacacgtgcacacacgccTGCAGGGAGGCGAGGCTGTGCTGCCCTGCGTAGCCTCGCAGGCGCGAGGGCCCCGGTGTTCCCGGCCCCGGGGCGTGGGCTCCTCTGGTGCCGGGCGGACGGGGTGTCGCCAGCGCTGGCCGAGCCCGGAGCTCCAATCAGTGGGGACAGCTGATGGATGTGCTCAATTAGAGCATACCAGTAGGGACGCTGCCACCTCTGTGTCCCCGGGACCGGAGCGGGCAGGGAGCGGCATGGTGGGAGCCGCCCGCCTCTGTGGCCCCCAGTGGCTCCCGGATATGAGGGGGCTTCAGGGGTCCCAGGAACACCCCCTTTCCTGAACACGATGCCAACAAGGACCAGGGCCGTGTCCCGGGCAGCCCCATGTCAGCCTCACCCTTGGCCAGGGTTGGAGGCAGATTTGGGAGAGGGCTGGGCCCACCCCGCAGGGGCTGCGACCGGCCCACCTGTCCCGCTAGGTCTGGGACAGTCCAGGTGGCCCAGCCCTCTCTGGCGTCAGCTCTCCCTCCCACGTGGAGCCGCCTAAACTGCTCGGGCACGGAGGGAGCCGATGTTAATGAGAGGCTCGCATTCTGGGCAGGGCcggggggtgaggggggcggggggtggtgctCGGGGTGGCCAGCAGGCAGGCAGCACAGGGAGGCGGCcagcagcccccctccccccgccggcTTGGGGCTGGGGGACAGGCCAGTCCTCTGGGTGGGCACAGCCCCTGTCCGCTGCC encodes:
- the LOC133063938 gene encoding basic salivary proline-rich protein 2-like — translated: MRPPPPPAGDGWAAPPPPPGRGPAPEGLPCRSPQVEEGPGAQRGARPHRVSPRSGCRRRPRGHRPGGAVTADLARRSAPAGAPPPPARAPSPRPRPTGSRSGSRSGWPGSDGGGGRAQRAPRGGRARGAGRGGRGPGGGAARRRAIADPVRAPRRKLRTIPGPAEPPNTSGRATVSEEQGLAPRCLETEPRGASLSLRGAEGQALQEQPCPFRAGGRASTGLDPCPAGMPPVTGPSACPGPSILGCHPSSRAIWGLPAPWTVPPPTPAQGGS